DNA from Candidatus Bathyarchaeia archaeon:
TTGTTTGAGAAGATCCTTGTACCGTTAGACGGTTCTGAGCATTCGCGAAGGGCTCTTGAAACGGCTGTCCAAGTAGCTCAGAGGTTTGATGGGAGGCTCACCCTAATGCACGTGTACTCGGTAGGCGGCCTCGCCGCGTCCCCTGAGTCGATGCGTGAGTTCATCCGGATAATTCGCAAGGCTGGCGCCAGAATCCTGGAGGAGGAAGAAGAGAAGGTGAAGGCTAAGGGGTTCAGGTGGAGACGTTGTTAAGGGAAGGACATGCGGTTGAGGAGATAATAAGGGCGTGCAGAGAAGGCAGATTGGACCTGGTCGTCATCGGCGCAAGGGGCTTGAGCAGAATCAAGGAGATAGTTCTAGGGAGCGTAAGTGACGGCGTCACCAGACACGCACACTGCCCGGTTCTGGTGGTGAAGTAGGCGATGTCGATGAACATCTTTAAGGCGAGAAAGCGAGGCGGCATAATCTTCCGAGCACATATGTTTCGATGGCGGGGAGGAGGTGAATGTTGTGGCTGAGCAGAAACATTGGCAGGAAGGGATGAAGACCCATGAGAACATCATCTACGCCTGCTTCGGATGCCTCTCCAACACAGGGATCACCGCGGGCTTAGGAAGCCTTGAGGCTGTAAAGGAGCTCGGCCTCGATAAGGTTGCTGTCGGCTGCCTCGCGTCGCTACCCCTCGGCATCGCGCCGGTGATCAGGAAGACCAAGGCCGCTAAGAAGATCATCACCGTCGACGGCTGTCCTTTCGAGTGCAGCAGAAAGATCGTGGAGGCCGCCGGGTTCAAGCCTTACAGGAGCTTCATGCTCGTCAGGGACATCGGCATGACCAAGAAGGCGCTCCATGAAGATATCGGAGGAGAGTTAAAGCCAGTCATGGACTACGTCTCACCCAAGGACATAGAGAGGACCAAGCAGCTCATCGTGGAAGCGATCTCGGAGGGATGATGAACTCAGTGGCCGCTGGCATAGAAGGACATGGTCAAGTGGGTCGAAGGAGGCAGTCTCTTAAGCCGCTGCTGGTTTCCCTCGACTGGAAGGGGGGCGTGTGCTCCCAGGCAAAGATAAGACGCCACACAGTTCTAATCGATTCCAGTAGGGACGAGGGAGGAAGCGATCTCGGACCCACACCTACCGAAATATTCCTAGCAAGCCTCGGCTCATGCATCATGGTCAACATATCCAGAATCGGCCAGAAGATGAAGCTCGACCTCAAGGGCGTCCACATGGAGATAACGGGAATAAAAGAACATAATGGGCGTCCCTCATCTTTCGTAGCGCTGAACGTAGATGTCTCAATCAAAGCAGATACTCAAGACCTTGAAAAGCTGGAGAGGCTGGTTCGACTGGCTGAAGAGAACTGTACAGTCTCGAATACTCTAAAAAACGCGGTAAAGCCCAGTGTAAGGCTACAGCCGATATGATCGACCTCAGTCTGCCATGGTCACGATTGAAAGAAGAAAAAGGCTATGACAAGAAGAAGTGATTAGGAAAAGAGGTGAATGAAAAAATGTCTGAAGAGACAAATGTTCAGCCAAAGATACTTCCCTTATGCTACAAGGTTGCTGAGCATGAAACCGTCATCTGGGTCTGCGACGGAGCTGCCAATGTCGGCCAGATCGGACACGCCGTAGGGGTTCTGCTTACAAACCTGGATAAAGCCCGGATGTGCTGCACGACGGCGGTTGCCGCGGGCTCGAAGCCCCACCTTGAAATCGCCGCCAAAGCGAAAAGGGACATCCTCATAAACGGGTGTGGAAACAGATGCGCCTCGAAGGTCTTAGAGAAAGCAGGGAAAAGAATCGACTATGAGATTGACATATCCAAATATCTGCAGAAGGTTCCAACACTCGACATCTACGAGGCGGATGTCAAGAAAATCGCGAGAATTATCCTTGAAGAGGCGGGACTTGATGAATCTCGAGGGGTCGGTGGCACGTGAAAACTGTTCGTACAATAGCCGTTACCTTAAGAGAGATAAGGTATCAAGAAAAAATTGAGAACGCTTTTCTCAAAGCGACAGGATCCAGCGAAGACATCATCGAAAAGCTCCTTGTCGGGAGCACGGCTGAAGACAGACCGCGAAGAGCAGATCAACCAGTCTTGACGCTTCGAGAAGCCGATTTGGTATGCAGACCTCGAACTTGAAGGTCACACGTTTAAGGAGAAGTTGATTAACCGTGCGTAGGGGGGCTTCACCATTAGTAATTCGAGTGGGCAATTTTATTCGAGACTACTACTCATACATGATTCTATCCACCGTTGCTTTAGGGGTCGTTGCAGGTAAGTTCTTCCCAGCCCTTACCAAAGGGCTTACGCCGTACATGCTCTACCTCATCGCTGTGATGATCTGGGCTATGAGCGTAACCATCAGGTTCGCCGACCTGTCACATACCTTCACGAAGGGGAAGCTTATCGGGTGCGGTCTGACAACGAACTTCATCTTCCTCCCCCTGCTCTGCTACGGGCTTGCCGCATCCTTGATGAACCGGTACCCACTGTACGCGGCGGGGTTCATCCTTATGGGAACGGTGCCCTGCGCGGGGATGAACGTCGTCTGGACCGGTCTTTTGAAGGGGGATGTTGCGCTCGCCCTTCTTCTGGGCGCGTTAACGATGATTCTGGGGATCATAACGATACCGTCGTTGACAGGCATCCTAGCCGGAGCCTACGTGACGGTAGATGTTTTGGGAATGCTTAGGATCCTCGTCGTAGCACTCATCATCCCGATCATCCTGGGCATGTTTACACGGAGCTTCCTTGAAAGAAGAGGCGGCGAAAGGATGAGGGTTTACCTTCCAGCCTTTCCTCCTATTGCGGCAGTTATGGCGATGCTCCTCATGTTTATCATGGTCTCGGTCAATATTCCGACGCTCCCCATCGCCGGAGACGCCCTCCTTATGCTCCTTCTTCCTTCCCTGATATTATTCCCAGTTGCGTTTGAGGGGATACACATATTCTGCAACAAGATGCTAAGGTGTGCTGGGAAAGAGACCGTCGCTATTGTATATTCATCTGGTATGAAACACCTGCCGCTTGCGATGGGTGTTGCCTTCGTCTCCCTCGGACAGCAGGCAGCTCTTCCCATAGCTGTCGCAGCGGTCTTTCAAACCATTAACGCCGGCGTCTTTTATAAGATGTTCCAGAGGAAGCTTCATGGAGGTGCCGCCGTTGGCTGAGTGGCATTCAAAGCAGGTTGAGGAGATATTTAACCTGCTTAAGTCAGGCCCGGAGGGGCTTAGCTCCCTGGAAGCCTCGTTGAGGCTGAAACGATTCGGCCCTAATGAGCTTCGTCAAGAGGAGAAAGCCTCCCCATTCAAGATTCTTCTTAGACAGTTCACCAGCGTCCTCATGATCATTCTAATCGCAGCCACCCTTGTCTCCGCGTTAGTAGGTGAGATTGTTGACGCCGTAACCATTTTAGCCATACTGATCGCGTCAGCTTTCCTAGGTTTTTTCCAGGAATACCGGGCTGAGAAGGCTCTTGAAGCGTTGAAGAAGATGCTTTCCCCGACGATAACGGTTCTAAGGGACGGGAAAGAAGTTGAGGTCCCCTCCAGGGAGCTGGTTCCCGGAGACGTAATGATATTGGAGGCGGGTGATAAGATTCCGGCTGATGGAAGGCTTACAGCCGCCGTAAACCTCCAAGTCGACGAGTCCGCCCTTACAGGCGAGTCAACCCCGGTTGAAAAGAAGCTTGAAACGCTATCCCCCTCAACTTATGTGGCGGATCGAGCCAACATGGTGTTTTCAGGCACAATCGTAACCTATGGTAAGGGAAAAGCGGTAGTCACGGAAACCGGGATGTTAACAGAGTTCGGGAAAATAGCGAGAGACGTCTTGAAGATTCGGAAGGAGGAGACACCGCTGGAGAAGAGAATGACCCATGTGGGACGATGGCTTGGAGCCCTCTGTCTAGCGGTTTGCTTCATCGTAGTGGGCTTCGGGGTTGTAAGGGAGTACCTGCTTGAAGGCGGTGTTGGAGTCGCTTTTCTATTGGAAATGGTGTTGTTCGGCGTGGCGTTAGCCGTCGCGGCTGTGCCTGAAGCCTTGCCCGCGATCGTGACAGGAGCCCTCGCCATCAGCATGAGGGAGATGGCTAAAAATAAAGCCTTGGTCAGGAAGATGCCAGCTGTCGAAACCCTGGGATGCGTCACTGTCATCTGCTCCGATAAAACGGGAACGCTTACCAAAGGCGAGATGACCGTTCGCGAGATCTATCTTCCACATAAAACGATTCACGTCACAGGCGCGGGCTATGAGCCTACGGGCCTCCTCCTCTACGATGGGAAGGAGGTTGAGGATGAGCGAATACCACTCCTCTCAGACGCCGCGATACTTTGCAACGACGCGAGGCTTGAACTTCAAGACGGCTCATGGCGGGTTATCGGAGACCCCACCGAGGGAGCGCTGTTAACCCTCGCCGTTAAGGCTGGGAGACGAGTAGAAGAGGTCAGGGCCAAACATCCCCGGGTGGGCGAGGTTCCCTTCAGCTCGGAGAGGAAAATGATGACCACAATCCACGTCGCATCCGAGGGGCCGATCGCCTACGTGAAGGGCGCGCCTGAAGTCGTCTTAGCGAGGAGCACGCGAATACGGAGGGAAGGCGAGGTGACGCCGATGAGCGAAGCCGAGAGAAGGGGGATTCTGAAGGTTAATGAAGAGATGGCGGAAAGGGCTCTTCGCGTATTAGCCTTCGCCTACCGCCCCTTGAACGGGTTTAAGGTTGACGGCGAGGTGAGGGGAGAGCAGGTTGAAAGGGATTTGACATTCCTCGGTTTGGTGGGCATGATCGATCCTCCTAGACCTGAGGCGGTTGAGGCGGCTAAGACGGCCCATAAAGTTGGCATAAAGACGATCATGATAACCGGTGATCATAAGCTCACAGCGGTGTCGGTGGCGAGGGAGCTGGGAATATACAAGGAGGGTGATCTTGCTTTAACCGGGGAGGAGTTAGAGGAGATGCGTGACGAGGAATTTGAAGCTCAAGTCGAGAGGGTAACGGTGTACGCCAGGGTTTCACCCATCCATAAATTAAAGATCGTAAACGCATGGAAGAAGAGGGGGGAAGTGGTCGCCGTTACAGGAGACGGCGTCAACGACGCGCCCGCGATTAAAAGCGCCGACGTAGGCATCGCCATGGGGATAACTGGAACCGAGGTGACGAAGGAAGCTTCAGACCTCGTCCTAACCGACGATAACTTCGCCACCATCGTCAAAGCGGTGGAAAAAGGACGGTGGATTTACGATAACATCAAGAAGTATTTAACGTACCTACTCCAATGCAACCTCGTCGAAATCCTAGTCATCGGCGGAGGAGTCCTATTAGGCCTACCACTACCCCTCCTTCCAGCTCAGATACTCTGGGTAAACCTCACCACCGACGGTTTACCCGCCCTCGCCCTAGGCGTCAGCCCCGCTGACCCCGACATCATGGAGAGGCCTCCCCGAAACCCCAGAGAATCCATCTTTACCAGAGAGGTGAAGGCGATGTTAACGGCGATTCCGATCATATTGTCGCCAATCCTTCTCTCAGCGTTCGTCAAAGACCTCGCGCTAAGCTTAGAGGAGGCCCGCACCACCCTGTTCCTAGTATTCGTGTTTTTCGAGTTGGTGATCGCGTTAAACTGTCGCTCGCTCACCCATAGCATTTTCAAATCTCGACCCCACCGTTTCCTTTGGTTTTCCATCATCGCGTCCGCGGCCCTCACATTATGCGTGCTAGAACTCCCCAGCGTACGCGACGCCTTCGGTGTTACCATACCCACCTCAGGCGACATCGCTCTAGCAGCCATCCTTTCACTAACCCCCTTAGCCTTACTGGAGTTCTTAAAGCTGGGTTTGAAACGGGGAAACAGAAATAGGAAAAGAAAATACGCTCCCGCCAATAGGTATAGTGGGTTTGAATAAAATCCTTAAGGTTAAGCCTCCGGACGGGTATCCGCCTGAGGATGGAAGCTATTTGAGGGGAAACGATTATTCGCCCGTCGCGGCGGTCATCCTCCTGCATACGATGTACGATAGGATTCCCGACTTTCTACTTCAGTTGTCGAAAGTCGCGGTGGAGGCAGGTGCGGCCCTAGCTGGATTCCTTCAAACAGAGAACATTGGAATCGAGAAGATCATCTGCAACGTGGTCGCGAACCCAAACATAAGGTACATCGTTTTATGCGGTGTTGAGTCGGCGGGACATCACCCAGGCCAGACCTTCGAGGCGTTCATGGAAAACGGCGTCGACGAGAAGAGGAGAATCATAGGCGCCATATCCCAGACCCCATATCTTTACAACATATCCCTAGAGGCCATCGACCGTTTCCGTAAACAGGTAAAGCTGGTCAGCCTACTGTCGGAGGATGATAGAAGGCTTAGGATAGACCCTGAAGCCGTCAAGAAGGTCGTAAACGCGTGCATCCAAGAAAATCCAACGCCGATATTCAGCTTCACGTTACATGATCCAGGAGCCTACCCGGAGCCCCCCATCTGCCAAAGAATTACTTGGCGAGTTGAGAGGCCTTGGGCCCACTACCCTCAAGCGGACGCTGAAAAACTAAGGGAAATAAAGGAGAAGGCGGCCCTAAGCCGGTTAGAGGAGATGGAAAAGGAAAAACGCCGCAAAGAAGAGGATGAATTTTTGAAACTGCTTTTCCCCGAAAAGAAACGTGAAACCCATGCCGCTTAAAAACGCCGGAGGCGTCGCGTTCATCCAAGCCTTCTGAACGGTTTAACAGACCTCAAAGTTTTCAAGCATCCTGTAAAATAAATTAGTGTAAACACTACATTTTCTTCACTTACCCGTTAATTCGATAAAGCCCATTCACCGTTAACATTTCTTAAACTTCGAAAAGAACACGTAGGAAAGCCCGTCTTCCCATCAAAGGCGTTTTGGCATGTTCCTTTCATGGAGTTTAACGGCAGCCACCGAGAATAGGAAGGTGAAAATCGCTAACGCTATGAAGTTGAGTGGTAGAGGATAGTGGCCTCTCCCCTCTATGGAGTACCTTGATAAATCTGTGAAGTATGTTAACGGCGATAGGGAGGCGATCATCCTGCTCCACTTCGGCAGCTCCTCTAAGGGGATGAAGACCCCGCTGATGAACAGTAAAGGAAACTTGACGAAGGTTGAGATCATCATCACGTTTGAGGGGATGTCGGTGGGCCGGGTGGATAGAATGGCGGCTAAAGAGGAATAGCAGAAGGAAGCTAATGGAACGCCTACCAGGAGTAAAGTCGGGTTGGTTAAGGTAACTCCCATGGCTAACCCTAAACCGAGGGGGACAAGGGAGAGGAGGACGCCGAAAAGAAATGACGCTAATATATCGCCTAAAATCAAGGCTGTAATCGATACAGGGGAGGA
Protein-coding regions in this window:
- a CDS encoding putative zinc-binding protein, which encodes MSEETNVQPKILPLCYKVAEHETVIWVCDGAANVGQIGHAVGVLLTNLDKARMCCTTAVAAGSKPHLEIAAKAKRDILINGCGNRCASKVLEKAGKRIDYEIDISKYLQKVPTLDIYEADVKKIARIILEEAGLDESRGVGGT
- a CDS encoding universal stress protein, producing MFEKILVPLDGSEHSRRALETAVQVAQRFDGRLTLMHVYSVGGLAASPESMREFIRIIRKAGARILEEEEEKVKAKGFRWRRC
- a CDS encoding cation-translocating P-type ATPase, producing the protein MEVPPLAEWHSKQVEEIFNLLKSGPEGLSSLEASLRLKRFGPNELRQEEKASPFKILLRQFTSVLMIILIAATLVSALVGEIVDAVTILAILIASAFLGFFQEYRAEKALEALKKMLSPTITVLRDGKEVEVPSRELVPGDVMILEAGDKIPADGRLTAAVNLQVDESALTGESTPVEKKLETLSPSTYVADRANMVFSGTIVTYGKGKAVVTETGMLTEFGKIARDVLKIRKEETPLEKRMTHVGRWLGALCLAVCFIVVGFGVVREYLLEGGVGVAFLLEMVLFGVALAVAAVPEALPAIVTGALAISMREMAKNKALVRKMPAVETLGCVTVICSDKTGTLTKGEMTVREIYLPHKTIHVTGAGYEPTGLLLYDGKEVEDERIPLLSDAAILCNDARLELQDGSWRVIGDPTEGALLTLAVKAGRRVEEVRAKHPRVGEVPFSSERKMMTTIHVASEGPIAYVKGAPEVVLARSTRIRREGEVTPMSEAERRGILKVNEEMAERALRVLAFAYRPLNGFKVDGEVRGEQVERDLTFLGLVGMIDPPRPEAVEAAKTAHKVGIKTIMITGDHKLTAVSVARELGIYKEGDLALTGEELEEMRDEEFEAQVERVTVYARVSPIHKLKIVNAWKKRGEVVAVTGDGVNDAPAIKSADVGIAMGITGTEVTKEASDLVLTDDNFATIVKAVEKGRWIYDNIKKYLTYLLQCNLVEILVIGGGVLLGLPLPLLPAQILWVNLTTDGLPALALGVSPADPDIMERPPRNPRESIFTREVKAMLTAIPIILSPILLSAFVKDLALSLEEARTTLFLVFVFFELVIALNCRSLTHSIFKSRPHRFLWFSIIASAALTLCVLELPSVRDAFGVTIPTSGDIALAAILSLTPLALLEFLKLGLKRGNRNRKRKYAPANRYSGFE
- a CDS encoding universal stress protein — its product is METLLREGHAVEEIIRACREGRLDLVVIGARGLSRIKEIVLGSVSDGVTRHAHCPVLVVK
- a CDS encoding ABC transporter permease, with translation MKRSFAICKKDVRIYYAKGPVLIFGVLMPIFLFVAFLMGRSVRPELLTSSLLSMTVFFSATAVVPAIMPWETQARTLERLISSPVSITALILGDILASFLFGVLLSLVPLGLGLAMGVTLTNPTLLLVGVPLASFCYSSLAAILSTRPTDIPSNVMMISTFVKFPLLFISGVFIPLEELPKWSRMIASLSPLTYFTDLSRYSIEGRGHYPLPLNFIALAIFTFLFSVAAVKLHERNMPKRL
- a CDS encoding putative zinc-binding protein yields the protein MNVVAEQKHWQEGMKTHENIIYACFGCLSNTGITAGLGSLEAVKELGLDKVAVGCLASLPLGIAPVIRKTKAAKKIITVDGCPFECSRKIVEAAGFKPYRSFMLVRDIGMTKKALHEDIGGELKPVMDYVSPKDIERTKQLIVEAISEG
- a CDS encoding OsmC family protein; amino-acid sequence: MNSVAAGIEGHGQVGRRRQSLKPLLVSLDWKGGVCSQAKIRRHTVLIDSSRDEGGSDLGPTPTEIFLASLGSCIMVNISRIGQKMKLDLKGVHMEITGIKEHNGRPSSFVALNVDVSIKADTQDLEKLERLVRLAEENCTVSNTLKNAVKPSVRLQPI
- a CDS encoding tetrahydromethanopterin S-methyltransferase subunit A, producing the protein MNKILKVKPPDGYPPEDGSYLRGNDYSPVAAVILLHTMYDRIPDFLLQLSKVAVEAGAALAGFLQTENIGIEKIICNVVANPNIRYIVLCGVESAGHHPGQTFEAFMENGVDEKRRIIGAISQTPYLYNISLEAIDRFRKQVKLVSLLSEDDRRLRIDPEAVKKVVNACIQENPTPIFSFTLHDPGAYPEPPICQRITWRVERPWAHYPQADAEKLREIKEKAALSRLEEMEKEKRRKEEDEFLKLLFPEKKRETHAA